A single region of the Vagococcus teuberi genome encodes:
- a CDS encoding efflux RND transporter periplasmic adaptor subunit, producing the protein MSKKKKVVIGSIIGLVVIAAIGGKMVLSKKEPVNTKEEEKIEFYTVENVDQVFINGVVTPVMSKEFTKDTTLGKLGDLNVKNGENVTKDTVLYQYLDETTDSQIRDLKFQIESTQAEKEKAARQMQLEINEMNNAPTSESGEATSSPVSKESIDLKYDLGSYDIKMSQLQTQINELSEKQVNKVIAPFDGQVIIPQDQNRDSAILTLSSTDFYVEGSVNEKDLEKVKEKQIADVRTIADNKLYKGEVTYVSNIPNTQQATEGGASNSGNSLSTYTVKLSLKDAKEIRKGFHVQASIKLEDKKIEIPKEAVKVDDKTKEVYVLVDDFGTIAKRVVETTDQGASKDKIIVTSGLEGLDRVIISSEVPLTVGEPTPGGEVTENEGGEK; encoded by the coding sequence ATGTCGAAAAAGAAAAAAGTGGTTATTGGGAGTATTATTGGGTTGGTAGTGATTGCTGCAATCGGTGGGAAAATGGTGTTATCGAAAAAAGAGCCAGTAAACACAAAGGAAGAAGAAAAAATTGAGTTTTATACCGTTGAAAATGTTGATCAAGTGTTTATTAATGGTGTGGTAACACCTGTTATGTCAAAAGAATTTACCAAAGATACAACTCTAGGTAAATTGGGTGATTTAAACGTAAAAAATGGTGAAAATGTCACAAAAGATACAGTGCTTTATCAATACTTAGATGAGACAACAGACTCTCAAATTAGAGATTTGAAATTTCAAATTGAATCAACACAAGCCGAAAAAGAAAAAGCTGCAAGACAAATGCAACTTGAAATAAATGAAATGAATAATGCGCCAACCTCAGAATCAGGAGAAGCTACCAGTAGCCCTGTATCGAAAGAAAGCATAGACTTAAAATATGATTTAGGTAGTTATGATATTAAAATGAGTCAATTACAAACACAAATTAATGAATTAAGCGAAAAACAGGTTAATAAAGTCATTGCACCTTTTGACGGTCAGGTTATTATTCCACAAGACCAAAACAGAGATAGTGCCATTTTAACTTTATCATCAACTGATTTTTATGTTGAAGGTAGTGTCAATGAGAAAGACTTAGAAAAAGTTAAAGAAAAACAAATAGCGGACGTTAGAACCATTGCGGATAATAAACTATACAAAGGTGAAGTCACTTATGTGTCTAATATTCCAAATACCCAGCAAGCAACAGAAGGTGGTGCATCAAATAGTGGGAATTCTTTATCAACTTACACAGTAAAATTAAGTTTAAAAGATGCAAAAGAAATTCGTAAAGGATTCCACGTACAAGCTTCAATTAAGCTAGAAGATAAAAAAATAGAAATACCAAAAGAAGCCGTAAAAGTAGATGATAAAACGAAGGAAGTTTATGTACTCGTTGATGATTTTGGCACAATTGCAAAACGGGTAGTTGAAACGACCGATCAAGGGGCATCAAAAGATAAAATTATCGTAACAAGTGGTTTAGAAGGCTTAGATCGTGTCATTATTTCATCCGAAGTACCTTTAACAGTAGGTGAACCAACTCCTGGGGGTGAAGTTACCGAAAATGAAGGAGGAGAAAAATAA
- a CDS encoding NCS2 family permease → MEKFFRLKENNTTVSTEIMAGLTTFFAMSYILFVNPTILSLSGMPFQAVFLATIIASAIGTLVMGLFANVPYAQAPGMGLNAFFTFTVVMGLGYSWEQGLAMVFLCGIINIIITITNLRKLIIQSIPESLQHAIGGGIGIFIAYVGIKNAGLLQFTSDEASIVSSVVDGDKATNVVSNGGIVPALANFNNPAIILALIGLVITTVLVIKNVKGAILIGIVATTIIAIPMGVVDFSSINFQENSLGNSIKDLGTTFGAAFGPNGMPSLFSDVAKIPQVLLTVLAFSLSDIFDTIGTFIGTGRRTGIFSKEEEESVMTSKGIKSKMDKALFADAIATTAGSVVGTSNVTTYVESAAGIGAGGRTGLTSVVVAIMFLLSSFLSPVVGAVPSQATAPALILVGIMMMASFKEIAWTNLEDAVPAFFTSIFMGLAYSISYGIAAGFIFYVLIKVVKGKVKEVSPVLWVVTALFVINFIVLATL, encoded by the coding sequence ATGGAAAAGTTTTTTAGATTAAAAGAGAATAACACAACGGTTTCTACGGAAATCATGGCGGGGTTAACGACATTTTTTGCAATGAGTTATATTTTATTTGTGAATCCGACCATTTTATCTTTATCAGGAATGCCGTTTCAAGCAGTCTTTCTAGCTACTATTATCGCATCAGCAATTGGAACGCTCGTCATGGGATTGTTTGCTAATGTACCATATGCACAAGCACCAGGTATGGGCTTAAATGCGTTTTTCACTTTTACTGTTGTCATGGGATTAGGTTATTCATGGGAACAGGGGTTAGCGATGGTCTTTTTATGTGGTATTATCAATATTATTATTACCATCACAAACTTGAGAAAATTAATTATTCAATCAATTCCCGAAAGTTTGCAACATGCTATTGGTGGTGGAATAGGGATTTTTATTGCATATGTTGGAATTAAAAATGCTGGATTACTTCAATTTACATCAGATGAGGCGTCAATTGTTTCTTCAGTAGTTGATGGGGATAAAGCAACGAACGTTGTATCAAATGGTGGGATTGTCCCAGCATTGGCGAATTTTAATAACCCAGCTATTATTTTGGCACTGATTGGGCTAGTTATTACTACAGTGTTGGTGATTAAAAACGTCAAAGGAGCTATTCTAATAGGGATAGTAGCGACTACAATTATTGCTATTCCAATGGGGGTTGTTGATTTTAGTTCGATTAATTTTCAAGAGAATTCATTAGGAAACTCAATCAAAGACTTAGGAACGACATTTGGTGCAGCTTTTGGTCCAAATGGCATGCCTTCACTATTTTCTGATGTAGCCAAAATACCTCAAGTTTTATTAACGGTTTTAGCATTTAGTTTATCTGATATTTTTGATACGATTGGAACATTTATTGGGACAGGTCGTCGCACTGGTATTTTCTCAAAAGAAGAAGAAGAATCCGTTATGACAAGTAAAGGGATTAAATCAAAAATGGACAAAGCATTGTTTGCTGATGCTATTGCAACAACAGCTGGATCAGTAGTTGGGACAAGTAACGTCACAACTTATGTAGAAAGTGCAGCTGGTATTGGTGCGGGTGGACGTACTGGTTTAACATCAGTGGTTGTCGCCATTATGTTCTTGTTAAGTAGTTTCTTATCACCTGTTGTTGGGGCAGTGCCTTCTCAAGCAACGGCTCCGGCATTAATTTTAGTTGGTATCATGATGATGGCGTCATTTAAAGAAATTGCCTGGACTAATCTTGAAGATGCTGTGCCAGCCTTCTTTACTTCAATATTTATGGGTCTAGCATATAGTATTTCTTATGGTATAGCTGCAGGATTTATTTTCTATGTGTTAATCAAAGTGGTTAAAGGAAAAGTAAAAGAAGTCTCACCTGTTTTATGGGTAGTGACGGCTCTATTTGTTATTAACTTCATTGTATTAGCGACGTTATAG
- a CDS encoding ABC transporter ATP-binding protein: MSHDNPVLVELNDINKYYPVGKSTLHVLKNLNLTIEQGEFIMIMGKSGSGKTTLMNIIGFLDQLSDGEYIFDNKDASELTENQKSTLRNEYIGFIFQQFFLIQSLNVIQNVELPMVYGGKKKEKERRQIASDYLAMVGLEGKEFSKTTELSGGQQQRVAIARALVNDPLLIMADEPTGALDSETSEDIMTILSNLNKEGKTIVMVTHDPDMRKYATRVVYMKDGLFLTEEEFINA, encoded by the coding sequence ATGAGTCACGACAACCCAGTATTAGTTGAGTTAAACGATATAAATAAATACTATCCAGTCGGCAAATCAACACTGCATGTCTTAAAAAATCTCAACCTTACTATTGAGCAAGGCGAATTTATCATGATTATGGGGAAATCCGGTAGTGGAAAAACGACGCTCATGAATATTATTGGATTTTTAGATCAACTATCAGATGGTGAGTATATTTTTGATAATAAAGACGCGTCAGAATTAACTGAAAATCAAAAATCGACTTTAAGAAACGAATATATCGGATTTATTTTTCAACAATTTTTTTTAATACAATCGTTAAATGTGATTCAAAATGTTGAATTACCAATGGTGTATGGTGGAAAGAAAAAAGAAAAAGAACGTCGTCAAATCGCCTCAGACTATTTAGCTATGGTTGGTTTAGAAGGAAAAGAGTTTTCTAAAACGACTGAGTTATCAGGAGGACAACAGCAACGTGTCGCTATAGCTAGAGCCTTAGTTAATGATCCACTATTAATTATGGCAGATGAACCGACAGGAGCCCTTGATAGTGAAACGAGTGAAGATATTATGACTATCTTGTCGAATTTAAATAAAGAAGGAAAAACAATTGTCATGGTCACTCATGATCCTGATATGAGAAAGTATGCCACACGAGTGGTTTATATGAAAGATGGTTTATTCCTTACCGAGGAGGAATTTATCAATGCTTAA
- the dnaG gene encoding DNA primase — MSQLIPQELIDTVRQETNIVEVVENYVQLKKSGKNYLGLCPFHNEKTPSFTVAEDKQIFHCFGCGKGGNVFTFIQEIEGLSFPESVEKLAVPLNVSLPTSVYSEQRSTEKNQTHQTLITMHEHAKKFFHHILVNTEAGKEAMAYLESRDIPKDVIEEFEIGFAPDNRQILLKVMEKEFDETFYGQSGLFIERDDGSYTDRFVNRIMFPIKDAQGKTIGFSGRMMPSEQAQQDVKQPKYLNSPETEIFNKRDVIYNFHLARPHIRKSNDVFLFEGFMDVISSHMSGVKNAVATMGTSLTEQQINRLERVCQDVTIVYDGDAAGINATNRAVELLTDNTTLGVQVVMLPNRLDPDEYRKTYGLEALENELKHHQLTVFQFKKQFLSQEFNLDNESDVLTYLDLVLQELAKIPSVIEKDFALTQLSEEYHVSKDTLQIQLNSFIQSNKAHQFKKVIPKQPEVVIPQIQQVRKQTVVEKAERLLIYRILKEKAIFTQLVNKKDFSFVHDEYQELFQHIASFYELYGQIELADFINYLKEENLRQLLVTITMQDISQQSNETEISDCLHVIKKASIQSKIDDLMTRQQTAKQTGNAVEEMEVTLEIIQLQKKLSNW, encoded by the coding sequence TTGTCACAATTAATCCCTCAAGAATTAATTGATACAGTTAGACAAGAAACAAATATTGTTGAGGTTGTTGAAAACTATGTTCAATTAAAAAAATCTGGTAAAAACTACCTTGGTTTATGTCCCTTTCACAACGAAAAAACGCCTTCGTTTACTGTAGCAGAGGACAAACAAATCTTTCATTGTTTTGGGTGTGGCAAGGGTGGTAATGTGTTTACGTTTATTCAAGAGATAGAAGGATTGTCGTTTCCTGAATCTGTTGAGAAGTTGGCAGTACCTTTAAATGTCTCATTACCAACTTCAGTTTATAGTGAACAACGTAGCACTGAAAAAAATCAAACGCACCAGACGTTAATCACAATGCATGAGCATGCAAAAAAGTTTTTTCATCATATACTAGTGAATACAGAGGCTGGAAAAGAGGCGATGGCTTATTTAGAGTCGCGAGATATTCCTAAAGACGTAATAGAAGAATTTGAGATAGGATTTGCTCCGGACAATCGGCAAATTTTATTAAAAGTTATGGAAAAAGAGTTTGATGAAACGTTTTATGGACAGTCAGGTTTGTTTATCGAAAGAGATGATGGATCATATACCGATCGCTTTGTTAACCGGATTATGTTTCCAATAAAAGATGCTCAAGGTAAAACAATTGGATTTTCAGGTCGCATGATGCCTTCTGAACAGGCACAACAAGACGTCAAACAACCAAAGTATTTAAACAGTCCTGAAACGGAAATTTTTAATAAACGAGATGTCATTTATAATTTTCATTTGGCAAGACCCCATATTAGAAAGTCGAATGATGTATTTTTATTTGAAGGATTTATGGATGTGATATCATCTCATATGTCAGGGGTAAAAAATGCGGTCGCTACAATGGGAACGAGTTTGACTGAACAGCAGATTAATCGACTCGAGAGAGTTTGTCAAGATGTGACGATTGTCTATGACGGTGATGCTGCTGGGATAAATGCGACAAATCGTGCGGTAGAGTTATTAACTGATAATACAACGCTAGGTGTTCAAGTAGTGATGTTACCCAATCGGTTAGATCCAGATGAGTATAGAAAAACATATGGTCTTGAAGCATTGGAAAATGAATTAAAGCACCATCAGTTAACCGTGTTTCAGTTTAAGAAACAATTTTTATCACAAGAGTTTAATCTAGACAATGAGTCAGATGTGTTAACTTATTTAGATCTTGTCTTACAGGAATTAGCGAAAATCCCATCAGTTATTGAAAAAGATTTTGCGTTAACTCAATTATCTGAAGAGTATCACGTTTCAAAAGATACCTTGCAAATCCAGTTAAATTCGTTTATTCAGTCAAACAAAGCGCATCAGTTTAAAAAAGTCATACCAAAACAACCAGAAGTTGTGATACCACAAATTCAACAAGTACGAAAACAAACGGTGGTTGAAAAAGCTGAAAGATTACTAATTTATCGTATATTAAAAGAGAAGGCAATATTTACTCAATTAGTAAATAAAAAGGATTTTTCGTTTGTTCATGATGAATACCAAGAGTTATTTCAGCATATAGCAAGTTTTTATGAACTATATGGTCAAATTGAACTAGCAGATTTTATTAATTATTTAAAAGAAGAAAATTTAAGACAATTATTAGTCACAATTACCATGCAGGACATTAGTCAACAAAGTAATGAGACAGAGATTAGTGATTGTTTACATGTGATAAAAAAAGCGAGCATTCAATCTAAAATTGACGATTTAATGACTCGACAACAAACAGCTAAGCAGACAGGGAATGCTGTTGAAGAAATGGAAGTAACATTAGAGATTATCCAATTACAAAAAAAATTAAGTAATTGGTGA
- the rpoD gene encoding RNA polymerase sigma factor RpoD, whose translation MVKDEAYKKEVTKFIKLNKVKGSVFYDELTNKLATPYELDADDMDELIEKVEDAGISVVDEKGEPSEHSLRVAKKNQESKKTKEKEEEEDLIAPAGVKINDPVRMYLKEIGRVSLLTADEEVALALRIKEGDPEAKQELAEANLRLVVSIAKRYVGRGMQFLDLIQEGNMGLMKAVEKFDHEKGFKFSTYATWWIRQAITRAIADQARTIRIPVHMVETINKLIRIQRQLLQDLGREPTPEEIGAEMDLSPEKVREILKIAQEPVSLETPIGEEDDSHLGDFIEDQEATSPAEHAAYELLKEQLESVLDTLTDREENVLRLRFGLDDGRTRTLEEVGKVFGVTRERIRQIEAKALRKLRHPSRSKQLKDFLE comes from the coding sequence ATGGTAAAAGATGAAGCATACAAAAAAGAAGTAACCAAATTCATCAAGTTGAACAAGGTAAAAGGTTCGGTGTTTTATGATGAGTTAACAAACAAATTAGCTACTCCTTATGAATTAGATGCTGATGATATGGATGAATTGATTGAAAAAGTTGAGGACGCAGGAATTAGCGTTGTTGATGAAAAAGGCGAGCCAAGTGAACATAGTTTGCGTGTCGCTAAAAAAAATCAAGAATCTAAGAAGACAAAAGAAAAAGAAGAAGAAGAAGATTTAATTGCACCAGCTGGGGTAAAAATTAATGATCCTGTTCGTATGTATCTTAAAGAAATTGGTCGTGTATCCCTTCTTACAGCTGACGAAGAAGTGGCTCTAGCGTTACGTATTAAAGAAGGTGACCCTGAAGCAAAGCAAGAACTAGCAGAAGCTAACTTGCGTTTAGTGGTTAGTATTGCCAAACGTTATGTTGGTCGTGGGATGCAATTCCTTGATTTAATCCAAGAAGGTAACATGGGATTGATGAAAGCTGTAGAAAAATTTGACCATGAAAAAGGATTTAAGTTTTCTACTTATGCGACTTGGTGGATTCGTCAAGCGATTACTCGTGCGATTGCCGACCAAGCCAGAACGATTCGTATTCCGGTTCATATGGTTGAAACAATCAACAAATTAATTCGTATCCAACGTCAATTACTACAAGACTTAGGGCGCGAACCAACACCTGAAGAAATTGGAGCGGAGATGGATTTATCACCTGAAAAAGTACGTGAAATCCTTAAAATCGCACAAGAGCCTGTGTCTCTTGAAACACCAATTGGGGAAGAAGATGACTCACACTTAGGAGATTTTATTGAAGATCAAGAAGCGACAAGTCCTGCTGAACATGCAGCCTATGAATTATTAAAAGAACAATTAGAAAGTGTATTAGATACACTGACCGATCGCGAAGAAAATGTTTTGCGTTTACGTTTTGGCTTAGATGATGGCCGTACGCGTACTCTTGAAGAAGTAGGAAAAGTATTTGGTGTCACACGTGAGAGAATCCGTCAAATAGAAGCAAAAGCGTTAAGAAAATTACGCCACCCATCTCGTTCAAAACAATTAAAAGACTTTTTAGAATAA
- a CDS encoding ABC transporter permease has protein sequence MLKNLLLSTFLSLRAHKLRVFLTMVGIIIGITAVVTVSAIGEGMKQSSLKVMESTDANVIRLIYKVDQSDDSIGFQDEEPFEFDKLDLKLLRGLDGVDTISADYGFGFGAKEMVTSTLNYFDTSGSGQIVATSKTNTPVGFGNSFTTEQLESNSIIITYDTMQSTLGIRKPKDIIGRAIDVDGIKFLVVGVKAKIDDDAMIMDDSAFFDEVPKKAFNDLAKNKPINAIKLKTTDHSDRQAIIDQANTLLKEQHPNLVGTFEEDRSNEQARQQIESMLQAVVTGLLFITAISLLVGGIGVMNIMYVSVSERKREIGIRRAIGAKPITILLQFLLEAAFITLIGGVVGIFFGWGLATLISTFADGITAIVSPSMAILSASISAGIGLIFGVIPAINAAKLDPIKAIYQ, from the coding sequence ATGCTTAAAAATCTATTATTAAGTACTTTCTTAAGTTTAAGGGCACATAAACTACGTGTTTTTTTAACGATGGTTGGAATTATTATTGGAATCACAGCTGTCGTGACAGTATCAGCAATCGGTGAAGGGATGAAGCAAAGTAGCTTAAAAGTAATGGAATCTACCGATGCTAACGTGATTCGTCTAATCTATAAAGTCGATCAGAGTGATGATAGTATTGGCTTTCAAGACGAAGAGCCGTTTGAGTTTGACAAACTTGATTTAAAACTGTTAAGAGGACTCGATGGCGTTGATACCATTAGTGCTGATTATGGGTTTGGATTCGGTGCTAAAGAGATGGTGACGAGTACACTAAACTATTTTGACACTTCAGGTAGTGGTCAAATTGTGGCAACAAGTAAAACGAATACACCAGTTGGTTTTGGAAATAGTTTTACTACTGAGCAATTAGAATCAAATAGTATTATTATCACGTATGATACCATGCAATCAACGTTAGGCATCCGAAAACCTAAAGATATTATTGGAAGAGCGATTGATGTTGATGGTATAAAATTTTTGGTAGTCGGTGTAAAGGCTAAAATTGATGATGACGCCATGATAATGGATGATTCCGCCTTTTTTGACGAAGTGCCTAAAAAAGCGTTTAATGACCTTGCAAAGAATAAACCAATCAATGCAATTAAATTAAAAACGACAGACCACAGTGACAGACAAGCCATTATTGATCAAGCAAATACGTTACTTAAAGAACAACACCCCAATCTAGTTGGAACATTTGAAGAAGATCGTTCAAATGAACAAGCACGTCAACAAATTGAATCGATGCTTCAAGCTGTCGTGACAGGTTTGTTATTCATTACGGCTATTTCTTTATTAGTTGGAGGAATTGGGGTGATGAATATTATGTATGTGTCTGTTTCTGAGCGAAAACGTGAAATCGGGATTCGCCGTGCAATCGGTGCGAAACCAATCACCATTTTATTACAATTTTTATTAGAAGCTGCTTTTATTACGCTAATTGGCGGGGTCGTCGGTATCTTCTTTGGATGGGGACTTGCAACACTGATTTCCACTTTTGCAGATGGTATTACAGCAATTGTTAGTCCAAGTATGGCAATACTCTCAGCGTCTATTTCAGCAGGAATTGGGTTAATATTTGGTGTTATACCAGCTATTAATGCCGCCAAATTAGATCCTATAAAAGCAATTTATCAATAA
- the cdaA gene encoding diadenylate cyclase CdaA, whose product MMLTQASLFRPEIWQNLLDKYFTLSVLVHIIDILVVWYVVYKFLMLLNDTKAIQVFKGIAVIIIVRIVSDFIGLNTVSWLMNQVITYGVVAAIVIFQPEVRRGLEHLGRGAALTHSNKQKNMQQSFITALDESLQYMSKRKIGALITIERNDSLIDIIETGIPLDADISSQLLINIFIPNTPLHDGAVIIKDNKIASASSYLPLSESNKIPKEFGTRHRAAIGMSESSDALTLVVSEETGDVSITHNKTFLPGLQREAYLEVLKQELADDQEDVSQSNLAMFIEDIKKSFTKGGKNDEK is encoded by the coding sequence ATGATGTTAACTCAAGCGAGCTTGTTCAGACCTGAGATATGGCAAAATTTATTAGATAAATATTTTACGCTTAGTGTACTGGTACATATCATTGATATATTAGTCGTGTGGTATGTCGTATATAAGTTTTTGATGCTACTTAATGACACAAAAGCGATTCAAGTATTTAAAGGGATTGCTGTAATTATCATTGTAAGGATTGTCAGTGATTTTATTGGCTTAAATACAGTTTCTTGGCTAATGAATCAAGTGATTACTTATGGTGTAGTTGCTGCAATCGTCATTTTTCAACCTGAAGTTCGGCGTGGATTAGAACATCTTGGTAGAGGTGCGGCACTAACGCACTCTAACAAACAAAAAAATATGCAACAATCATTTATTACTGCGTTAGATGAATCGTTGCAATATATGTCTAAGAGAAAAATAGGGGCATTGATTACGATTGAGCGAAATGATAGTTTAATTGATATTATTGAAACTGGTATTCCGCTCGATGCGGATATATCGAGTCAATTACTAATTAATATCTTTATACCCAATACACCATTGCATGATGGGGCTGTCATTATTAAAGATAATAAAATTGCATCAGCATCGAGTTATCTGCCTTTATCAGAAAGTAATAAAATACCAAAAGAATTTGGGACACGTCACCGTGCGGCAATTGGTATGAGTGAATCATCGGATGCGTTGACACTTGTTGTATCAGAAGAAACAGGTGATGTGAGTATTACGCATAACAAGACATTTTTACCAGGTCTTCAGCGTGAAGCTTATTTAGAAGTATTAAAACAAGAATTAGCTGATGATCAAGAAGATGTATCCCAATCAAATTTGGCAATGTTTATCGAAGATATTAAAAAAAGTTTTACTAAGGGAGGAAAAAACGATGAAAAATGA
- a CDS encoding DUF1002 domain-containing protein gives MNKFKKILLGLTLLSTVGLSTQVSAAEKAKDEGWDIPNIALGNGLTDAEKQQTRDILTKDLSKVSMLSGTNTQNINEYIVDGNDLVKYVTDVPEFTSSSKAYSSALIARTKSGSGVTVDIVTPDKITARTEAMYRSAAITSGVYDAYIRIASVRPMDGSGALAGIYKIYDEVDPASNQTEQKERDEKREVAQDQMQVVSAIDQQNQDNKDYSSENILVMLADIQMELQKINKKLSDMSDEKKKQEVTNVVDEQIEKNGLQEAITPELKTQVVNNMVNFTNTSAITDKELTSQLSGFKDDIVKNGKEFKDNLLSEENVEKAKGIWQKIKDFFSNLFK, from the coding sequence ATGAATAAATTTAAAAAGATTTTACTAGGTCTTACACTACTTTCAACAGTTGGATTAAGTACGCAAGTTTCGGCTGCAGAAAAAGCGAAAGATGAAGGATGGGATATTCCAAATATCGCATTAGGTAATGGCTTAACAGATGCTGAAAAGCAACAAACACGTGATATTTTAACAAAAGACTTGAGTAAAGTATCCATGTTAAGTGGAACAAACACTCAGAATATAAATGAATACATTGTTGATGGCAATGATTTAGTGAAGTATGTGACCGACGTTCCAGAATTTACCAGTTCGTCAAAAGCTTATTCAAGTGCGTTGATTGCTCGTACAAAAAGTGGGTCGGGTGTGACAGTTGATATTGTGACACCAGATAAAATTACTGCAAGAACAGAAGCAATGTACCGCTCAGCAGCTATTACAAGTGGTGTATATGATGCATACATTCGTATTGCAAGCGTTCGACCAATGGATGGTAGTGGTGCATTAGCTGGTATTTATAAGATTTATGATGAAGTAGATCCTGCCTCTAATCAAACAGAACAAAAAGAGCGTGATGAAAAGCGTGAAGTAGCACAAGATCAAATGCAAGTGGTCTCTGCCATTGATCAACAAAACCAAGATAATAAAGATTATTCTTCAGAAAACATCTTAGTCATGTTAGCTGATATTCAAATGGAATTACAAAAAATTAATAAGAAATTAAGTGACATGTCTGATGAGAAAAAGAAACAAGAAGTAACCAATGTGGTTGACGAACAAATTGAGAAAAACGGCCTGCAAGAAGCCATTACACCAGAACTAAAAACGCAAGTCGTCAATAACATGGTGAACTTTACTAATACAAGTGCCATCACAGATAAAGAATTAACCAGTCAATTATCTGGGTTTAAAGATGACATTGTGAAAAATGGTAAAGAATTTAAAGATAATTTATTGTCAGAAGAAAATGTCGAAAAAGCAAAAGGAATTTGGCAAAAGATTAAAGATTTCTTCTCAAACTTATTTAAATAA